A window of Apium graveolens cultivar Ventura chromosome 8, ASM990537v1, whole genome shotgun sequence contains these coding sequences:
- the LOC141680204 gene encoding secreted RxLR effector protein 161-like, with the protein MEKSHPLTTPMVVRSLEPDKDPFRPQEDDEDVLGPEIPYLGAIGALMYLANNTRPDIAFPVNLLARFSSAPTDRHWNRIKHIFRYLRGTTDFGLFFPKNSTSQLIGYADAGYLLDPHFGKSQTGYVFTYCGFNEAVYDPF; encoded by the exons ATGGAAAAATCTCATCCATTGACTACTCCAATGGTGGTTAGATCTTTAGAGCCTGATAAAGATCCATTTCGACCACAAGAAGATGATGAAGATGTTCTTGGTCCTGAAATCCCATATCTAGGCGCGATTGGTGCACTTATGTATCTTGCAAATAATACAAGGCCAGATATTGCATTTCCTGTGAATTTATTGGCTAGATTTAGCTCTGCTCCGACGGACAGACATTGGAATAGGATTAAACATATATTTCGTTATCTTCGTGGAACAACAGACTTTGGATTATTCTTCCCGAAAAACTCGACATCTCAGTTAATTGGATATGCAGACGCTGGATATTTGTTAGATCCTCATTTTGGTAAATCACaaactggatatgtgtttacatATTGTG gttttaacgaggcagtcTATGATCCATTCTAA
- the LOC141680205 gene encoding uncharacterized protein LOC141680205 codes for MYRERKFTKFGDLLSTLLVAEQNHELAIKNHQSPPIGSAPLPEVNNMSFQQNVHGKGYRGGRGQGRYRGRGRSHGHFRPYNNSGHRKWQSESQSKRKAPRAGKTENICYRCGMDGHWTRNYHAPNHLVKLYQSSQKSKEKMVETNFSNNNIDDFSKITTGGISINGPNEPNETPIWEAED; via the coding sequence ATGTACAGGGAGCGCAAATTTACTAAGTTCGGGGATCTTCTATCAACTCTCCTCGTCGCTGAACAGAATCATGAATTGGCGATTAAGAATCATCAATCCCCTCCAATAGGATCTGCCCCATTACCTGAAGTAAATAACATGTCATTCCAGCAGAATGTACATGGAAAAGGGTATAGAGGTGGACGGGGCCAAGGTCGGTACCGTGGACGAGGTCGGAGCCACGGGCATTTTCGTCCATATAACAACTCTGGTCACCGGAAGTGGCAATCTGAATCACAGAGTAAAAGAAAGGCACCACGAGCAGGAAAAACTGAAAATATTTGCTATAGGTGCGGCATGGATGGTCACTGGACACGTAATTATCATGCCCCAAATCATCTTGTTAAGCTATACCAATCTTCTCaaaaatcaaaagagaaaatggTAGAAACAAATTTCTCCAACAATAACATAGATGATTTTTCGAAAATCACAACTGGAGGAATAAGCATTAATGGTCCGAATGAACCTAACGAAACTCCCATATGGGAGGCTGAAGATTAG